The genomic interval CGCATACTGTTCGCCCATGGCGCGCTGAAGGCCGCGCTCTGGGCGCACGGCAAGAGCCCGGGGCATTACTCGATGGCCGATGTGCTCGGCCTCGCCGACATCTGAACGTATCAAAGCATGATCCGGACCCGGCCGCGTTGGCGCAAAGTGCGAAGCGGTCTTCCGACAAGATCATGCTCAACCAATAACCTAAACGGAAAGCAGGAATGAGCGAACGTCTTCTCGTGCTCGTGCGCCACGGCCAGAGCGAATGGAATCTGAAAAACCTCTTCACCGGCTGGAAGGATCCCGATCTCACCGAGCAGGGTATTGCGGAAGCCAAGGAGGCCGGTCGCAAGCTCAAGGCGCAAGAGCTCGTGTTCGACGTCGCGTTCACCTCGGTACTGACGCGCGCCCAGCACACGCTCGATTTGATCCTCACCGAGCTCGGCCAGACCGGCCTGCCGACGTCGAAGGATCTCGCGCTCAATGAGCGCGACTACGGCGATCTGTCCGGGCTCAACAAGGACGACGCGCGCAAGAAATGGGGCGAGGACCAGGTGCATGTCTGGCGCCGCTCCTACGATGTGCCGCCGCCCGGCGGCGAAAGCCTGAAGGATACGCTGGCGCGCGCGCTGCCCTATTACGTGCAGGAGATCTTGCCCGGCGTGCTCAACGGCAAGCGCACGCTGGTCGCCGCCCACGGCAACTCGCTGCGCGCGCTGATCATGGTGCTGGAGAAGCTGTCGCCCGAAGGCATCTTGAAGCGCGAGCTCGCCACCGGCGTGCCGATCATCTATCGCCTCAACGCGGATTCGACCGTGGCGTCGAAGCTGGATCTGGCGGGCTGAATTGCCGCGAAATTGTAGGGTGGGTTAGCGCAGCGTAACCCACCACTTCTGTCACCGCGGAAACCGAAGAGGTGGGTTACGCCAGCGGACTGCGCTTCGCGCAGCCGCGGAGCTAACCCACGCTACGGCAGCGCATCTACTGCACCCCCAACTGCCCCGCTTCCCAGCCGAGCATCGCCTGCTTGCGGGTGATGCCCCAGTGATAGCCGGTCAGCGTGCCGCTCTTGCCGAGCGCGCGGTGACACGGCACCACGAAGGAGACCGGGTTCTTTCCGACCGCAGCGCCGACGGCGCGCGAGGCCTTTGGGCTGTTGATCTTGCAGGCAATGTCCGAATAGGACACCGCGCGTCCCATCGGAATTTTCAGCAGCGTCTCCCACACTCGGACCTCGAAATCGGTGCCGATCATGACGACGCGCAACGGCTGGTCGGGCCGCCACAATCGTGTGTCGAAGATGCGCCTGGCGATCGGCGCGGTGCTCTCGTGGTCCTCGACGTAAGTGGCATTCGGCCAGCGGCGCGTCATGTCGGCGAGCGCAGCCTGCTCCTCGCCGGGATCGGCAAAGGCAAGACCCGACAAGCCGCGATTGGTGGCGATCACGATCGCCGTGCCGAAGGGCGAGGGGTGGAAGCCGTAAGTGAGTGTCAGCCCCGCGCCGCCGTTCTTCCACTCGCCCGGCGACATCGCTTCATGGGTGACGAAGAGATCGTGCAGCCGTCCGGGACCCGAGAGTCCTGAGTCGAGTGCTGCGTCGAGCACGCTCGCGGAATCCCGCAACAGACTCTTGGCGTGATCGAGCGTCAGCGCCTGCATGAACGCTTTTGGCGTCAGCGAGGCCCAGCGGCGGAACAGATGGTGCAGCTCATCCGGCGTGACGCCGGCCGCGTCCGCCATTGCCTCGATGGTCGGCTGCGCGCGCCAGTTTTCCGAGATGAAGGCGATCGCCCGGCGCACGGAATCGTAGTCGCGCAGCGCGGCGTTCTGGGAGCCCGGCTTGGCCAGGCGCTGGTCATTTATCGCGAGTGTCATCATGACCGGAAATGTAGGGGCGGGCGCCGCGCCAAACCACCCGATTTCTGACTCGGCCCTCAGGCGATCGGATTGTAGGTCGGGCCACGCTTGGCGGCGTTCAGCGCCCCGATTAAGGCTTTGGCAAAGCTGGCCTTTTCCTCCGGCCCCAGGAACCTGCCGACGGACAGGCGGTGGCCGCGGGACACCAGATAAAGCCGTTCGATACCAAACTCCTCGTCCGCCTCCTGTTCCAGCCGGACCCAGAGCGGATTGAGCACCCATTCGGCGACATGGCCGCGATGGCTGGTCCGGCGCACGCGCAGCTCGGTCGCGGTGACCACGATCTCCTCCCAGGCCTTCGCGGTGCGGAAATTGACCTTGAAGGCCCACCAGATCACGAGCACGTCGAGGCCGAAAAAGCCGAACACCGGCCAGGCGCCCATCAGCAGGAAGACGATGCCGGTCACGAAGCTGACGACGCTCAGGAACAGCATCACGGCGAGAAAGCCGGTGCGGTTCAGCGAGCGATGCGGCGTGAGCAGCGCGGAGAAGATTTGCGGCTCGGCCAGGCCCGCAGCGTCGTCGCGCTCAATTTCGTTGCCTGTGCTCATATCCCGTCAGTATATCCCGATCATGGCAAAAATCACTCGCAAGGCAGCCGCGAAGAAAACGGCCGTGCCGAAGAAAACGGCAAAGACGGCGCCCGCAAAGTCCGCCGGCAAATCGCCGAAGGCCGCAAAGGCCAAACCGGCAAAACCCAAATCCACAAAACCCAAATCTGTAAAATCTTGGACGGCTGCGGAGATCCACGAGGTCTTCAGCCGCTTCCGCAAAGCCAATCCCGAGCCCAAGGGCGAGCTCGAACACCTCAATCCCTTCACGCTGCTGGTCGCTGTGGTGCTGTCGGCGCAGGCGACCGACGCCGGGGTCAACAAGGCGACGCGCGAATTGTTTGGGATCGCCGACACGCCGCAAAAGATGCTCGACCTCGGCGAGGAGCGCCTGCGCGACTACATCAAGACCATCGGCCTCTATCGCACCAAGGCGAAGAATGTGATCGCGCTGTCGGCAAAGCTGCTCACCGATTTCGGCGGCGAGGTGCCGCGCACGCGCGCCGAGATCGAGTCACTGCCCGGCGCGGGCCGCAAGACCGCCAACGTCGTGCTCAACATGGCCTTTGGCGAGCACACGATGGCTGTCGATACGCATGTGTTCCGCGTCGGCAATCGCACCGGGATCGCCCCTGGCAAGACGCCGCTGGAGGTCGAGCTTGGTCTCGAAAAGGTGATCCCGGCCGAGTTCATGCTGCACGCGCATCATTGGCTGATCCTGCACGGCCGCTATACTTGCCTTGCGCGCAAGCCGCGCTGCGAGGTCTGCCTGATCAACGATCTCTGTCGCTGGCCGGAGAAGACGGTGTAGCCACAGCTGTCATTGCGAGCGCAGCGAAGCAATCCAGACTATCTCCGCGGAGACGATCTGGATTGCTTCGTCGCAAGAGCTCCTCGCAATGACGAGCTTACGCCACCGGCACGCTGCTCCTGCGCTTCGGCTCGATCAGCTCGGGCCGCGGTCCCGATAGCCGCTTGTGCATGTGGACCATGAAGGCCATGCCGAAAATCGGCGTCGCCAGATTGACGATCGGGATCGACACGAAGGCCGCGATGATCAGGCCCGCGGTGAAGACGCTCGCTGCATTGTCGCGCCGCATCGCCTTGGCCTCTTCCGGCG from Bradyrhizobium arachidis carries:
- the nth gene encoding endonuclease III yields the protein MAKITRKAAAKKTAVPKKTAKTAPAKSAGKSPKAAKAKPAKPKSTKPKSVKSWTAAEIHEVFSRFRKANPEPKGELEHLNPFTLLVAVVLSAQATDAGVNKATRELFGIADTPQKMLDLGEERLRDYIKTIGLYRTKAKNVIALSAKLLTDFGGEVPRTRAEIESLPGAGRKTANVVLNMAFGEHTMAVDTHVFRVGNRTGIAPGKTPLEVELGLEKVIPAEFMLHAHHWLILHGRYTCLARKPRCEVCLINDLCRWPEKTV
- a CDS encoding DUF2244 domain-containing protein translates to MSTGNEIERDDAAGLAEPQIFSALLTPHRSLNRTGFLAVMLFLSVVSFVTGIVFLLMGAWPVFGFFGLDVLVIWWAFKVNFRTAKAWEEIVVTATELRVRRTSHRGHVAEWVLNPLWVRLEQEADEEFGIERLYLVSRGHRLSVGRFLGPEEKASFAKALIGALNAAKRGPTYNPIA
- a CDS encoding 2,3-bisphosphoglycerate-dependent phosphoglycerate mutase yields the protein MSERLLVLVRHGQSEWNLKNLFTGWKDPDLTEQGIAEAKEAGRKLKAQELVFDVAFTSVLTRAQHTLDLILTELGQTGLPTSKDLALNERDYGDLSGLNKDDARKKWGEDQVHVWRRSYDVPPPGGESLKDTLARALPYYVQEILPGVLNGKRTLVAAHGNSLRALIMVLEKLSPEGILKRELATGVPIIYRLNADSTVASKLDLAG
- a CDS encoding bifunctional helix-turn-helix domain-containing protein/methylated-DNA--[protein]-cysteine S-methyltransferase, coding for MMTLAINDQRLAKPGSQNAALRDYDSVRRAIAFISENWRAQPTIEAMADAAGVTPDELHHLFRRWASLTPKAFMQALTLDHAKSLLRDSASVLDAALDSGLSGPGRLHDLFVTHEAMSPGEWKNGGAGLTLTYGFHPSPFGTAIVIATNRGLSGLAFADPGEEQAALADMTRRWPNATYVEDHESTAPIARRIFDTRLWRPDQPLRVVMIGTDFEVRVWETLLKIPMGRAVSYSDIACKINSPKASRAVGAAVGKNPVSFVVPCHRALGKSGTLTGYHWGITRKQAMLGWEAGQLGVQ